aggtcgcatcagcgccataccggctgagacagggcacggcggggattaccggccactgtattctggcgctgtgcccatgatcagcgcccgcactacactgtgccccgcaatccccgccccaaaaacaacgcgacatgggaagcctggcccgggtcatcatcgcctccgaaccagtataccagatcaaccgctccctccgGGCCTTGGCACTCTACACcaagggtctcggctatctcgggattcacgtctgccgagaccccccacctcggttcggccttggcaccaaccgagcctcgacctcgcgcacagtcagtccacagcgacccgcacgctgaccgccgcgcccgctccgaggcagccctggagctcccatgacgcacaggatcggatgtgaccagcacgccgccccagcgctccaaggacggaccactccgacgaccacgccgccacaggaacaggctacagggctcggacacgccacctctgttcgcacgacgccatatagttagcacatgtactacccttgtcctcccttcaaactataaaaggaaaggacttgggccatttctaggggggacAGAGGTactcacgaagaacaacaccctgtaacacgcacacttccctgccgcctgagagcaacgtctcaagcagcccacatcactctccgtcgagacctgggactagctccctctctcaccgtgcttgtaaccccctactacaagcacttcggtgcaaggaatacaagatcgatctctcagactggacgtagggcaccaattgcctgaaccagtataagccttgtgtctctttgcatcaccatccgggattgggaacacgcagcataaattcactagttggttgaggatcccccagtccgaaacaccgacagtatgTTACAAGTATTTTCGTAAGattgttgcaaaaatagatcgggatattgcatatgttgcaatggttatacacgcatgttgcaaacgtctattccgaatgtttcatctgttttatagacgtacgttgcaagtgtgtttatctggatgttgcatatgtttcacacatatgttgcgtacatttgcaatggttttcaagtattttcaggtgtttttgcaagtgttttagacttatgttgtttatctggatgttgcatatgtttcacacatatgttgcgagtattttatctggatattgcgtaGGTTTATAAAGGTTTTCAAGTGTTTAGTGTTTCAGACTCATGTTTTAATGTTTCATCTATATCCAGACGTATGTGTGCAAGTCTTGCATCAAAATGTTTCAAATGTAGATCggagtgttgcacatgttgtaatgtgactcgcctgctgcagctgctggagGGTCGcgaggggtcaggcaaggcgcaGACGTCGCGTGGGGTCGGGCAAAGGCGCAAATGCTGTGTGGGGTCAGGTGGGGGCGTAGACGTCGAGTGGGTTGAGCGGTACGTATGGTGCAACATGTGGGAACGAGGTGCAGGTACGGGCGCCCATCCGAACGTCCGGGCACTCGCACTAACGTTAATAATACGTTCCCTTGGCCAGTGAATTAGGAGCACCGAGCAGCCATTGCACACTCTACTCTCAGCAGACCATCATCAAGAGAGCTAGCTGCTGATATCTTCCAGCTTTCAGACATGTTGTTGACTATAATGACTAGACGCAGATGTGATGGATCAGGTGAGCCAGATGCACGAAAGGTGCTTGATTGTGTCATGATCGAAGAAACTATCTAATGCGAGTGATGAGCTGATGAACAGGCGGCTTGAGGCACACGTAACAGTCGACGAGGACAGCTCAGGGGGGGATCCATCATCCATCACCCTCTGTCCCTTTTCCTTCTCTTGATAATAATGATCTACCTGTCCATTTCGTTGAGCACGCTAGCGAAGTAGCGAGGCTTTGGTTTAATGAAGCAAATCAGAGCATCACTGCACTGCAACTGCACTGTGGCAGCGTACAATCCATCTGATCCAAGGACTATCCTGCATAAATCTCGATCCCCTCGTCGGTCATCCCTGCTCCCAGATCTGAATAGTTTGAGCGCATAGTATATCCACTCTCACCCACCTCCACTGCTGCCACTTCGATTCCTGCAGGCCCCatccgcatgcatgcatgcatctcaCTCAGGTGCCATGCATCTCAGTCACTCTGAAGCAGCTACCTAGCCTCggggacagacagacagacagatggATCCACCAGGCAGGGCCTTGCTCAGTTGCTCCTCAGTAAAACTGTTGAAGCTGTTCTGATCGAGTGCCTGCCACAGTCCAACACAGCATGGCAGTAGTACAAATGAAGGCCGTGATTAACGGTGGTATTAAACTCGCATAGTTGCATGCAGTTCGACCTCTGCAGAAGAGGAGTAAAAAGCCAATCCAACCTACAGGACAGTAGGAGCCAAACGGATGCCACTGACAGTTTATACGAGCCGAGAAGAGCTCGGACGGGATCGGAAGCAAACACCTGAAATTGCTGACTTTGGCCATGTGAGAATCGAATCAAATTCGTACTCGTACCCATTCAGCAGCTAGCTGGTAGGGACGTCAGACGATCAGAGATGCATCTGCTACCTGACTGGCCACGTACTCCACCATCGATCGGGTGAGTGATCTTTATCCATCCATCCATCGATCTCGATTGGGTTTATATTGCTAAAATTATAGGCTTGTCTGCCCACTCTCACCTTATTACAAATATACAATATATGGTGCGAGCAGCCCACAACTAACTACTACTCGACATGCACCTACGTACGTCCCCACCAATTAAATTAACAAACCCCTCCTtccgatccatccatccatcggCCGCAATTTTAAATTCGTAATACCGTACGTGTTTTGAAAAAAACGTCAATTGGATGGTGCACATTTGGTCGTATTCCAAAAGCTAGTGGCTTCACACTTTTTAAATTCATTCATATCGTACGCATTTTGAAAAAAGTGTCAATTGGACGGCGCATATTGGTCGTATTTGAATAGGTACAGGCTTCACACTTGGCCATGGTGGTAGTAGAAATCACTCTCACTAGGCTCCAATCCTCTCCGTCTCACGTAACGCTCGCTGTACGAGTAGTCATAATTTGATCTAATCAATACAAAAAAAATACTGATATTTGTAGAAGCAAATAAATAATCATTAGATTAACTTtggaatgtattttcataataaatctatttagagatataaatgctaATACTGTTCTATCAACTTAAACAAATTAAATTGACTTAGTTCAAATCTAGAATTGCAAGTCTTTTTGGATGCATGGAGCAAGTATTGTTTAATATCTTCTTCTTTAAAAATATATGATCTTTAGAAAGAAGCTAATCAACTTATTTTAAATTAATTATCTTTCTCTCAATGCTCCATTTTTAAAGAAAAAAGGATTGGGGCACTAGCCTACAATAAGAAAAGCTTTAATTTTCTTGCAATTAAACTAGAATAGTACAAGTAGATGCCAATATAATATGCTGCATTATTATACTTATTAATTATCCTTATAATACAGTACCATCAGCATCATATACTACCATATAGCAATCTACATCGCAACATCGTTTTGTGGATGGTTATTGCAAACATTCATATATTGGTATCCATCACATCCACCCAAAAAGCTCCAATAAAAAATAAACATAAATATAAaactgaaaaaagaaaaagattgcaCCTCATTTTCGATCCCAACATTTGTGCACAACGATCGATTTATTTATGTACCTATAATAACTGAGCCCGTCACCATGGGTCCATGATGCGATCGATGCGACCCATCACCACGGCCCTCATCtgcgcccggcccggcccggtccCGCGCGGCCAGCTGGCACGGCGCGGACCACCGCCACCGGGCGGCGCACGACGAAGGCGCCCTCCGCGACGCCGCCCATGCCCATGGCGCTCTTGCAGCCGTACAGGTCCAGGAGCCCGACGACCCCGCTGGTGGACGACCACCGCCGGGTGGTGGGCGCTGGCGGCGCCCGCGTGGGGAAGAGCGCGTCCATGAGCCCGGCGTCGTCCGATCCCGTGCCGCCGCCGCGCTCCCTGGTGCACTCCGCGAGCGCCGCGGCGAAGGGGTCCGCCGAGTCGTCTGCCGGCGGCCGCGGCTTGCCGCTGGTGTGCCGGCGCCGGGCGTGATGGTGGTGGCGCGGCCTTGACGTCGTCGTCGGCGCCCGCAGCGGCGGCGGGAGCGGGAGTGGCGTcggcgcggaggaggaggagggcgtgctGGCGGGGGTAAGGCGCATCTTGGGGATGCCCGGGTGGTGCTCCCAGGAGAAGGGCACggaggtggtgctggtggtgctgccGCGGCCGCGcggggacggcgacggcgaggatgCCGCCGAGGACACCGTGGAGTGggacgacgaggaggacgaggatgagaaGGTGCGGTGGCGTCGGGGTCGGTGTCGGTGGGTCGACGCTGGGGAGGACGAGGCTGTCGCCGTCCGTGTCAGAGTCGGCGGCGGCTCTGGTGATGGAGTCGCTTCCGCTAGCGTCTCGCCGGTCGGCATGGGTGGGAGAGGAGCGCGCGCGTGCGGTGATGGCCGGGTGGCGGTGGGTGAAGTCGAGGTGTGGCCATGTGGGGAAGACGGTACATAAATACGGTGACCGGATTTGCGCGTCAGTCCCTGTATTTTATCGAAATCTGGATGTTTAGCTGGATTTCTCTTTGTTACCCTCTGTATTTTCTTTTGTTTCTATCTAGAATCAAGATGCAATTTTTCTTaagaaatcatttgattttctCATTTTCAACATAACAGAGACTTCCCTATTATACTAAGAATGTTAGTACTGGTTCTTGTGTATTTCTTGTTTTCGAATCCAGCTCTTCGAATGAAGCTATCGGCATGTACGATACTTAAGATTTTGTAGAATACACACCCTTCAATCCatgtgtttgttttgtataaaaaaaaaacaaagtttgACTCTTCTAATTTACCATTGACGTTTCAAACACCACCCCCACCCAAGATGTCAAGACCCAAGTGAGCGTTGTATACTTGTATTAGATCACTTGGAAATTTACACAGTGTGCACTCTTCCCACACAAAAAATGAGTTGTGTTATTAAGATTATTCGAGATGAACTTCCGTGCCCTAAAATGAAGTTTTGAAGATTTTTCTATTTCTGAAGGCCTTTTGTGCAATTTCTTTTTTCCAAACGAGTCCTAGTTTATTCTCTGACGATTTTGTCACGAAGGTACGAGCCCATTTGAGAAATGAAAACTTTAAACTGAACTTTTAGAATTGAATACAAATCCGTGTGGACGATGGCACTACATACTCCTTTTTAAAATGAGGCCCTCCTGATTAAACATCTTCACAAATTCTTTAATAGAGACAACACCCTTGGGTCTCTCTAAAGGACGTATCCAGTgaagagagctcccgctctatgcggggtctagaaaagggtgtcagtggcaagccttatcctctcctgtgcaatgcgaggagaccgcgactcgaacccgggaccttccggccATAAGCGGTAAGACTCTatacttgcaccaggcccgcccttccccTTGGGTCTCTCTAATCTGGGAAAAAATATTATGATTCAGGAAAGTTGCCTGGGAGTACTAAAAAAGGTTCATTTTCGTGGAGAAACATTTTGAAGCTTCTGGATAAATTCAAAGGTATGGCAAGAGTTGAGATCAACAGTGGAAAATCATGCTCGCCAAGCCCGTTCGTGTCccgcttctccttcttccttctcgccaagcccGTTCGTGTGCCGCGGCGGTTCCTAGGGgaaagagggtaaagcgagggagaggagaactcacagatccgttCGTGAATCCGGAGCGCGATGTCGAATTGGAggccatccaacatagatgaggcggtgctggccgccttcgtcgagaaggggctgctcccgccgaaggaggtggcgcattggagggctcctgcgCTAGGGGAAGTCGTTCCACGACCTCGGGGCAACGgggttgtctccttccttgccttccacgagcgcgggctAGGATATCCTATGCACTGGTTCTTGCGCGGGCTCCTCAaggagtggggcctggagctgcagcacctcaatccgactggggtgctgcacattgctggtttcatcaccatctgtgaggccttcctcgatgtggagccgcacgtggacctcttccTGTAGATCTTCATCGGGCGAGCCTTATCGAAGGGGAAGCCACCCAGAACCACGCCGGTTGGGGGCTTCACCTTGTAGAAGAAGCTAAGGCCATCGGGCTCCTACCCTgcatactccccctatgactccaatcgggggtggcatggagagtggttctacatcaggaacctagCGGAGACACCATTCCCGCCATTCACCGAAAGAAGGCCGGAGAGGCGGGAGAGCTAGTCGTGCGGTCCCTCTAGTCGAtagaacaagctggaggtcatcgaggcggagctccagaagctggtGCAGCACGGCCTCGATGGGctatgggtgttccacaccttcttccaccgttGAGTCGCCCCGCTGGTGGAGAGGAGACGACTGATGTGGGCCTACTCTAGCCCAACGGATCCCGACCGCACATCGCCGGAGGAGTTAGCGAAGGATGAAGTCTAGAGTCAGCTCGACCAGGAGCTGTAACTGAGGGACAAAGagtcccttgaaggaaagccCAGACGTCTTCACGCCGCAAAGCtatccaatctggtatgctcccctcttctTATTCCGTGTCTTTTTCCCTTTTGCTCTCCTGTATTTTGACTTCGAGTCGTCCATTTCATAGGGACTCGCACGTTACAAGTCTCAGTCTCATCTTCCGAGGGGGCCAGAGGGCGCAGCTCGGCAAGCCGCTCTGAAAGAGGCAGCGattgccaaaaagaagaagagagctgagaaggcccgGAGGAGGCATGAGAAGAAGCTGATCACCCGGTGGGTGCGGGCCAGTGAAAACAGGAGTGACGTGGAGgtggagctcgagtcggaggagcccatggagatgggtggtGATGCGAGCACCTCCGAGCACGAAGGAGACCGGGGCGTTGTTGCGACCTCGGAGGAGCATCGTGAGCCTGTGGCCGCATCCATCAGCGTTGGGCGTGATGCAGAGTGGTGCGATGATGTTACCGTATCAATGAAGCGCGCCGTGAGCTCGGATGCCGCCGTCGAGCGAGAGGCAAAGCGAGCGCGGTCGCCATGCCCGGCTTCGCCCTCCCTGCTCCGAGCATGGCAGGGCACGTCGGCCGATCAAAGGAGCGTGCTCATACCCTCGCATCTTCGGGGTCAGTGTGTGCGCATGACccacaatggggagatgccccgTTAGTTGCCTCAGCGGGTGCACAACAAGTCGCCGGTCACAGTGATTCGCGGGTCAATCGAGAACCGGTCGGGTCGGCTCCTCCCTCGGTCGATACAAGGGGGTGCGGGTTGCGACCCATGAGCAGTCCTTGTTCCGTGGGCTTATCGCCAGTGGGTCGGGGCTTTAGGGCCCTGCCCCTTTCATCTAGGTATGTACCTATGTTACTTTTGATGTCACAGTTGAGTTTTTTTAACACGACTGACCTGTACTTATTTGACAGAGGCCAGGGACTGACGAGACTGGGCATCGCCCTACCTCTCATGCAggaggagtggagacctagcctgtAGTGAGTCACGACGAGCGACGGGGGAAGCAGACTAGCGGTGGTGTGACCTTCCCTTTTGGGGGTTGCGTCCTCCCAGTCGGTCATGAGTACAACGTTagtggtgatggcggtgatggcGGCGATCCACATGGTGATGGCagaggttgggtcagaggtgacccttgcaATCCCTCCCCCAATAGCGATGGTGAAACAgaggagggagaccgggctccctgcctcgcctagTAGAGGAACACACAGCTCGCCCTCCTAGTCGGAGCTAGAGGGGTCAGGAGGAGACGTGGCCAGGCCAGAGGTAGAACATCCGCTAGTGGCCCATGGAGTCgagatagtggagatcccctTCTTTGGTGAGGCAGGCACTAGAGTGGAGCCGCCAGCCATCCCACCACCGAAGGAGTTGGTGATGGTCCGGTCGTCGCATGATATTGCGATGGCTGGATCTTCCAGCAGGTTGGGGGCGACCCATGAGCTAGTGTGGCCCTGCCCCGGTGACCCAAGGAAGGCTCCGTTCGTCCTTcgcgatgaggaggaggtgatgcTCTAGCACTTGCTGGAGGAGAGAGGAttgtcgatggagtccgatcttgccCAAACCAAGGTGAAGCTTAagaggccttggagcgggttgagctcgtccatcaggCGGTCTCAGCCGACCTACCACGCATCGCCGAGGTAAGCTTTCTGCATTTTTAGTGTTTGTCCTTGAGTCCTTGGTCTTCCACTAGTTGTGTCAGCGTGCTTGCTTCTCTCTTTACAAGAGTTAGAGGCGACGTCGATCCACAAATCCCATTTCCTTCGGGGGGAACATGGTCGGATGGAGTGGGAAGCCACGATGTCGCGACGTGTCGATGAGCTTGAGCGCTAGCTAGAATCTGCCCGCTGCGAGTCCCAAGACCGGGTGGCCGAGGCGATGGGAGCGTGGGCGATGGAACTGCTCACGGCGGAATGGGCGATTGCTGCCAAGCGAGGACTCGATGTAGCGAAGGTCCACCTGGTGGAGACCGAGGCGATGGtccagaagtccttggaggctctggagATGGAGTAGAAGGCCTAGTCGGAGGCTGGTTAATAAGTGCTCACGCTCTAGGGGTAGGTGCTAGGGGTGGAGGAGTTGAACGCCCAACTGCTCGAGAAGGtcacccagcaagaggaagggctctccatcctcGAAAGCTCCTGCCTTGGTATGTATCTGTTCCGCCTTTggttgatgccttggtttttTCTTTCCTTCACTTCTGAACTTGCCATCCTTTttctagagctgggtggaaaAGTTGATTCTCTGGAGCGAGAGCTGGAGACAGCCAAGACGTTGATCAGTCGGAGTGCGGAGGTGCTAgtcaagtcccttgaagagcgatgtgctctcgagggggagcttgacTAGATCCGCAACATCGCCTAGGTGGTCGTTTCTGAGGTGTTCGGGTcagcgccgagcaccagcacgcccaccatccagctggcggaggtcctgaATGAGGTTCGGGCGCTCATCtccgatgggatgttctatgggacgtcgggggtgctgaccttagTGGTGACACACCACCTAGACCTAGACTTCGCCGCCATCTGCAGAGGGTACGACGATGGCTGGAGCGCGGATGCCATCAATGTGCTCGTGGAGAGCTTTGTGCCATATGCATagatggttgccgagcaagtctccacgcagtgggtgatggaggctcaccgtgcGAGCATGGCTGAAGGCATGCGCTAGGAAGACATCATCTAGCCTGTGGATGTAGTGGAGATCGGGTCTGAAACGAGCATCGTCCCACCTCTGACCGAGCCGAACGTCGTCCCGTCGGCAAGCGAGCAGCCCTTATCCTTGTCGGCCGtggaaaggtcctaatatggctagaggggggtgaatagcctatttaaaaatctacaaatcaactagagcaatttgattagtatgacaaatagcgaaatgcaaacttgctctagctctacaggggttgcaagccacctatccagcaattctagttgcaatgattactagtcacacaacttgcaatgttactactcactaagagctctcaaacttgctactctaaagagctccactagatgaacttaaaataacaaagcaagctctcaattctaattacactaaagagcttgccacaactagtttgcaagaatataaatgagtgagtagggtgattataccgccgtgtagaggagtgaaccaatcataagatgaatactaaatcaatcactgggagaataccaaagggcaagagacaaccaatttttctcccgaggttcacgtgcttgccggcatgctagtccccgttgtgtcgaccaacacttggtggttcggtggctaagaggtgttgcacaaacatcgtccacacaattggacatctcaagaacctacccacaagtgaggtaactcaatgacacgagcaatccactagagttacctttcggctcttcatcgaggaaggcacaagacccctcacaatcaccatgatcggagccagagacaatcaccaacctccgctcaacgatcttcgctgctccaagccatctaggtggcggcaaccaccaagagtaacaagtgaatcccatagtgaaacatgaatgctaagtgcctctagatgcaatcactcaagcaatgcacttggattctctcccaatctcacaaagatgatgaatcaatgatggagatgaatgggagggctttggctaagctcacaaggttgctatgtcaatgcaaatggccaagagagtgagcttgagctggccatggggcttaaatagaagcccccacaaaatagagccgttgtaccccttcactgggaacagcgcggggtg
This sequence is a window from Miscanthus floridulus cultivar M001 chromosome 10, ASM1932011v1, whole genome shotgun sequence. Protein-coding genes within it:
- the LOC136489982 gene encoding uncharacterized protein, producing MPTGETLAEATPSPEPPPTLTRTATASSSPASTHRHRPRRHRTFSSSSSSSSHSTVSSAASSPSPSPRGRGSTTSTTSVPFSWEHHPGIPKMRLTPASTPSSSSAPTPLPLPPPLRAPTTTSRPRHHHHARRRHTSGKPRPPADDSADPFAAALAECTRERGGGTGSDDAGLMDALFPTRAPPAPTTRRWSSTSGVVGLLDLYGCKSAMGMGGVAEGAFVVRRPVAVVRAVPAGRAGPGRAGRR